In Miscanthus floridulus cultivar M001 chromosome 5, ASM1932011v1, whole genome shotgun sequence, one genomic interval encodes:
- the LOC136453127 gene encoding probable RNA methyltransferase At5g51130 → MSLYWIRPWKRSSEQGEGGQGGAGSIDGGGWQKRKKKEVFIYGNYKNYYGYRIDRNVGEDPRLEAFKKQWFENKDCLDIGCNQGLVTIGLAMKFNCRSILGVDIDSGLIETAKWNLRRIMRQDKVATKNVKAQELSDSPSQSSPGEVASELSNGNWHQDLFKIVSFRRENFVESMDGCSEQYDTILCLSVTKWIHLNWGDDGLVTLFVKIWRLLRPGGVFIMEPQPWSSYKNNRLVSEVAKENFNTICIYPETFREILLDKIGFRSVELIADRLVGTVSGFNRPIEVYHKL, encoded by the exons ATGTCCCTTTATTGGATCCGCCCCTGGAAGCGGAGCAGCGAACAGGGAGAGGGAGGCCAGGGAGGCGCAGGTAGcatcgacggcggcggctggcagaagcggaagaagaaggaggtcttCATCTACGGCAACTACAAGAACTACTACGGCTACCGG ATTGACCGTAATGTTGGTGAAGATCCTCGCCTCGAGGCGTTCAAGAAGCAGTGGTTTGAAAACAAGGATTGTCTCGATATTGGATGCAACCAGGGTTTGGTAACGATTGGCTTAG CCATGAAATTTAATTGTCGAAGCATTCTTGGAGTTGATATTGATTCAG GTTTGATCGAGACTGCTAAGTGGAACCTACGAAGGATAATGCGGCAGGATAAGGTGGCTACAAAAAACGTGAAAGCTCAGGAATTGTCAGATTCTCCTTCTCAGAGCTCTCCAGGAGAAGTGGCATCTGAGTTATCAAATGGGAACTGGCACCAAGATCTTTTTAAAATTGTCTCTTTTCGACGTGAAAATTTTGTAGAGAGTATGGATGGATGTTCAGAACAGTATGACACCATACTCTG TTTGAGTGTGACAAAATGGATCCACCTGAACTGGGGTGATGATGGCCTAGTTACTTTGTTCGTGAAGATCTGGAGGCTTCTTAGACCG GGAGGTGTTTTTATCATGGAGCCTCAACCATGGAGTTCATATAAGAATAACAGATTAGTTTCAGAG GTTGCCAAAGAGAACTTCAACACCATCTGTATATACCCAGAGACATTTCGGGAAATTCTTCTAGACAAG ATTGGATTTAGGTCGGTAGAGTTGATTGCGGACAGATTGGTGGGTACCGTCAGTGGTTTCAACCGCCCAATAGAAGTTTACCACAAATTATGA